The genome window TTGCATACAACAGATCTGGGCAGATTTTGTGTGGCACCTGATAATCTGATAATCTACTTTAAATTCATAGAAAGTTAGCCTATGACTGTATGCTTCAATCAAACAGAAGAAGATGATTCAAGGGGGTTTCAAGTTATTCAAATTCAACAATTCTAGTGGAGCACAATGAAAAACAAGCACATCATCCAGACAAGAAAATTCAAGCTACATTAGTGACACACCTGTTCAGTTCCTGATTTCAATTCACTTTCATGTCACAGAATTAATGGAGATCACAATTTTAAATGAGCAAGATGCGATCTCGACTGGGTATCAACACAGAATTCTTTTTATAATGCGTGATTTCCACATGCATACATATCTACAAGTCTCTTTTACAATAGTTAAGGTTAGCTTGCTAAGGAGAAAGTATGCCTATTTATTGCCCATCATATTCAGTAACCCTATAACTGCAATTTGAAATTACATGTGTTAGAACACTATTCTAGCCTACCCTTGCTAgttaaaacaaaaataaaccatgcttatccaaatccttgacTAATCATACATGGGCCTAGCAAGAATAGGCCGGCACACAGTAGTCAAAAGTTCCAGTAGTAGACTAGCCTAACAGATCTTACAAAATCTCAGGTAAACCTACAAAAGTATTTGTAGTGTTGGATTCTCTCAGTAATGCAGAAACTGTGCATTAAAACATTAGACAGTTGTTTATGCTTCCCTAATCAATATCTTGTATTTTCCCAGGATTCCATCTAAACATTTATGTGGATCTTTCTCATTCACTGCATTGAACTGGGGATAATGAGGGTAATAACACATAATAAGTTTATTGATCTGAAGCATATACATATCGTATGCTTAGTGATTATGAACAGCAAGCATACATGCCTGGTCACGTCTGTCTATTTGTCACAAAACACCGTTTGTAGAACATCAACATAAATGAAAAGAAATGCACCATGATGGACAGAAGTAACATGGTTTGCAAGACGAAAGAAAATAACATCAAACAAGCAATTGACTGTCGATATGATGTTCATGATAGTACCTTGTGGCAGTAAATTCGGGTAACCCAGGTGTTTGCATACTTGAGGATGCAAGCAATCACTTGcccattcttttctcttttcacatATGCTAGATAGTTTGTGTGAACAATGCCAATCACTCCCCAAAACTTACTTTTCCATCTTCGCCCATGGTGATACCAGTTTAGATGCTCGGGCTCTTCCAAAACAGCAATGTCAGCCGCTTCATCTGGAATGCATTCTGTGATATCTCCAACAGGTAGAATGCtcctcatttcttttgaaaactGCATCATAGAGAAAAATGGTCAAGTGGTCTTGAATACCCTCAAAGCAAAAAACTATCTAAAAATGAGATGCAAAAACACTCTAAAAAATGAGATGCAAAAACTATCTAAAAAATGAGATGCATATGACTAACAGTTAGCAAACAGCAGCAAGGTCACAAGCATCAGGTATTGAGCTACACTCAAGTATCAAGCGAGCTGCAAGAAAGGGACTGGATTTCACAAAAACCTGAACCAATTTTTTCATAACTCCATGGCTTACGTTGCCAAGCGGTAAACTTAAATCAACTTTGCTAAAATTTTACTTGGAATGTAATGAAATGTAAAGTAAAATAGAAGAACACACAAGATAACCCTATCACTAAATTAGGTCATATAAGCTACAGAATTAATATACCTTCCCCGGGTAGAATTTGATGCTGAAGGATGGCCTAAAATCAATCCTCTCCTCGATCCAGCAACGAATATAGCCCTCATGCTCCAAAGGAGAATCGAACGCAACCATGTTAGGGTAAACTAACTCTTGGTCCCATAGAGGAAGCCAGGGGATCACCAACGTGACATCTTTATCGCCATCCTTTGACAGGTAAGCGGCCCGGAACAAAGGGTTAATGGCAGTTCCCGTCATCCATGGAAGGCTCGCAGTGGTGAATATCGCAAAATGCCTCCTCGCCGACATGGTATGCTTGAACGTCAAGGCAATGAATCAGCACACGCGCCACCCAAACTTGCTCTCCTAACACTTCGCCAATCCGCAACTCAACTGGAACCCACAAGAGAAATGCGAATCCAGTATTCAAGTAAGCACGAAATACGTGGATTGGTTTCGTAGATACAAGAACTACATACTAAGAAAATACATGTTCAAGAAACGATTGACCAAGCTGCAGAAGTAGGGCGCGTATGCTGCAACCAACGAAATCAAGTGCTTAAAAGCGAGCGTAAGCAGGGAGCCTATCAGCCTACTAAGAACAAACGAATTTGCCACTGATCCGTTTGCGAGGGGAGGGCGCAATCCGCCGTAGGGAAATAGGGGAAACCCCAACGGGGGTTCAGGGCCTTACCGACAAAACCCGAGTCTCCGGTGAAACGGGACGTGAGCACTCGACGGGGCGAGCTAGCGGCCCGAACGGAGAGGGGGTCAGGGCGGGTtgcgcaggaggaggaggagacgggcGGCCTCGGTGGGTGCGCGGCGACGGCTGTTGAACGGCGGCTAGCGTGAAGGCGATGGCTGGTAGGAGGGTGGCGGCAAGAGGAAAGCGGAGGTGGGGGAGGGGAACGGAAATGAATCGGGGAGGCGGCGTCACGCCACTCACCTGCCGAGCGGCGTATCTCGCGGTGGGTGGATCTGGGCCACACCCCCGCGTTTGGACGGATGGGAGCGGACAGAACCGCGCGCGTGCTGTTTAAGGTGCTAAGAAGCTCAATATAACTCCCTATCCTTAAATTTAAGGATTTTATCTCAAAACTCTCTCCAACACATATAGTTCCTAATATttagatgttttttttaataacgcTTCCTCACGACGCGATCTTCGTTAGAGATATGAGGTACGAGACGGGAACTCGAACTCCATCAGCTCGGCTCCATCCAAAAGTATTACCACCGATCTTCATGCTCGTCTGCACTCTGAGATTTTTAATATTTAGATGTTAGATTTCTAATATTTAAATGTTCTTAATATTTAGATGTGTTTAAAAGTGAAGAACCAGCTAGACTCTTGATCTCACTAGGTCCACGTCCACCTCCCACTCACCCGTGTCTCTGTTCATCCAGCTGCTGCTACTCCGTTCGTTCGTCGCTAGAGGAGATTTTTTTGACACAAACTCAGGTCAGGTACATGCACGAATGGAGATATGTGCACTCGTGAGCAAGAATGGATCAGATAGGACAGGCTGACACCTTACATCTGTTTGCTTGCTGAATTCGTAGTCGCTCCAGCAGGTCTCGTCCAGGACGACGTCAGGGCTTCGGTTGGGGTCCATGTGCACCACGCGCGTACGAATAGGTGAACACCACCCGACGCACGCCCTCGTCCGCCACGGCGTCGATCACGTTCCTAGTGCCCTCCACTGCCACCGACACGAGCTCCTGCGATTCGTTCGTCACCGGCATGAggaggaaagggagagagaagaaaggaaagagagCAACGAGGGAGATGAAGAGTGGGGTCTACACATCAGCAACATAGAAGAGGGAAGAAAGATGAATGGAATATAAGGATTGAATGTAGGAAATCTATTGGGGATGAAAGATATTTaaagaataaattttattacGAAGGCATCCTATATGATAATATTAGTAGTAAGTTTTTAAATATCTTTTAAAGATGCTCTAATACGTAATACCTAAATCAATATATGATCGAATATAACATCTGGAGATAGCAAACATGCTTAGTCTACAACAGAAGAGATCCCGCAACAGAGCCCCCATTCCAAGGGGCATCAAGGCTGGCTGGGTGGTGGGTTTTGTTTGCGGGTGCTGTTATCATCAAGGATATTCTAGAAAAGACCTGCGTCGGAGaactcaagatcaagaaagaaagaaacaccATAATATAGTTGCTCATGAACTAGCAAAACATGCTAGGAGAGCAAATAGCTCGGCAGCGTGTATAGCAAGGATTCCTTCAGATATCCAGCAGTTGTGCTTAAAGATTGTAACTCCTGCACTCTTTAATATATATAGCATCTGTTTATCCAAAAATACTCCGTCAAATTTCCATAGGCAAGAGAGGGTTACTGGGTTAACTTAACTGGGTCAGTAAAACCCCCTAACTAGAAATAGCTCACTAAATTTTCTACCGCGAACCCAGCAAATCTAGTCTAATTATAGCTATACTAAGTTTCGTGGTAGACACAAAATCTAGGTTAAACTAGAATTATTGTAGTTCCGTACCAAATGCAGCAATACGGTGTGATTGGGTTTATCTTCCAACACTCAAAATTTGGCATTGGATCCAACACTCCAAGAGCGGATGATGGTAGTCCTTGCGCCTCGGTGTGCATGCAGCAAAGCCCAAGAGCCAACACTGCGGATCATCGTATGGCCATCATAGCACCGTCGAAGCACAAATCAGAGTCAACAGCACGATTTCCTCGGCCAAACATGGCGTGGAGTCCACGCCGTGGACAAGTGACCTCATTGGACTCGATGGATCGGCGGATTTAAGGGGGCAGACAACTCCCTGGACACTCAATTTGGAGAAGAGAGAGATCAAGATCTCACTGGCGATGATGGCCTCCCTAGGCTTCCCTACTTCTCCCGCTCCTTCGGCATTCCTTAAAACTCCACGCTAGTGGTTGCCACCACCATCTGTCATGCAGAACTATTGCCATTGCATATTCCCTTGCTTAGGAGGGGATTCCAAGCTAAGGACATGTTTGGGACACATGGATTTTATTGTTTTCTTCATGGGAAACAGTCCATTTTTCTTaggattctaaaaaaaaaaatctcacgtTCCAAACGGACCTATAAAGGGGTAGGGTAGACGCTACTAAAGTTCCATGATTCCATTCATAGCCCTCGCTAAGGAGTTGACGCCAGGAAAGGAGGGAACATAAGAGTTTTTTTTCCAcacattttcttcatttttaatGTTCTGACTTGCATACGGAACAAGGAGAAATGATCAGTGGAGGTCCAGATTGGCAttgccagaaaaaaaaaaagaattatgaACCTACTTTCTCGATTTTGATGTGCCAACTTATATATAGAAAGGAGAAATGGCGAGTGGAGGTCCACATTGGCATTGGCAATACCGGGTAATACCGCCTGCCAGGTGGCAAAACAACCGAAAACCAACAGCTGGGTCAGAATTTTTACGGTTTTAACATTTCGAGTAAAGTAAACATTTTCATAGTCTACAATCTCAAGGCTCGAGCCCACAATAAATCCACATGCCCCGTTATGGCGGAATTAAGCCAGATCAGCGACTAGGAAATTCTCTCTGGGAAGAATGCAAATGTCTCCTTTAATACAAAGATGTGCAAAGCCTTTTATTGCACGTtcttggaaagaaaaaaaaggaatgcAAATGGCTATACTAATCCTAAACCCAAGAAAAGGTTGACGAAACTAGAAACGTTCATTCTATACGGCTATAGGCAATTCGAATGTCTTATTCCTGTTGCATTCACTAACTCTCGCCAAGCTTCTATGTAAGATAGGAAGCATGAATGTGATCCTATAGCTGAATGGATCTTATAATGTTGGCAAAATACCGTCATGAACTATATCCACTCAGAAAGCATAAGCTAAGTTGAAGACTAACAGAAAGTCAAGAATTAGTTAAATCATCCAACTATCAGCACGTACATTTACTCTGAATAAACAAAGTTCTACCAGAATTAGTGCGCGGCTAAAGCATCCTACTATCACTTACCTCGTGTTGGGGAAGAATGAAAAGATAAATAAACAATAGAACACAGATAGGCCTTACAAGGAACAGGAGATCAGGGGGCGTTATCCGAATGTGGGAAGCAAACCTAAATACATGATATTCCGATAAAATACAGAATTTTCCGTTGAACTAGAGCAGAATACCTTACTGCAAAAACACTTTCATACAAACAGATGTTACCCAACTTGCAGCCTCATTTGTGTAACATGCACCACAAATTCTGGAACATTCACTGTTCAGACTGTGTTCAGTTCATAGTCCCATTTACTGATCCAGCTATAGCTTCGCATACTTGTCAACATAGCCCTGAATAGATTGAAGTGGTAAatcaagtcagcgggcatagaGATCAACCAAACAGCACATTTAACACAACCAATATGTGctgaaaaaatagcacaaaacAAAGAACTAAAGCATAATCTTTCGCACAGATAAATACTAACCTTGATTTTGATATATCAGATATATAGGGTCCGAATTACATTTTTCAATGTAGACAGTGTGATACAGAGCTGTCTCAACTCTCAACTATTCTCCTCCGAAAAATGTGTGCTTAATGCTTGCAAGCACAGAATAAGATAACTCGGAACATTCCTACTGTAACATGTATGTCCGTTCACATGGGGCTTACTGGACCAGACATGACTATTGAGTCCCATGTTGGAATTTAGAAACAAAATATAGATGGCAGTTTAAATGATGAAATAAACAATACCCAGATGAAGAccaaataatataaatatagaCTACACATGTTATTTTCTCAGGAAAGAAGCTTCAATAGacatacaaacatatgttgCCAAACTCAAACGATCAATTACCAGATGGCTAGATGACCACATAACACAGATTTCAGGACATCTCTAATGGCATTATAAAAAACTcgaccaacctaggaggaactaggtggtaTTGTAAATAAGAAATAGACACCAAATTCGTGTCAAAGAGGACTCGAACTTGGGTGATTCTCTAATGGCATCATCAAAGTTTATGAGGTGAATAGCATGAAGTTGACCAAAATGCAACTTGAATTATTCAGTATCAAGGGCAGTGTAAAAGTTCCACATTTCCACGATTATGTATAGCTGCTAAGCGAATCGAGTGTCATCCATACTATTGCATAATGAATATCATCATAGAATAAACATATTAGCAGAAAGAGTATGAACAGAATACATACATATAACCAATATGCTAAAAGGTAACGTAGACATACCATTACTAATTTGGTCACCTTCCTTTGAGAGGACTGTACATACTGTTTAATCTTGGCAGGCGTTTTCGGCATATGACTGCTAGGGACAGAATTAGAAACCTTATAAACTGTTTTCTTGACAATAGTTTTGAAAGCCTCTTTGCTCATGTTACCCTGCCTCCATGATGGCTTAAGAACTTCCTTTACAAAATCTGCAATGGCAACCTTAAAAAGCTTCATTGATCTAGAATCCTTACTCCTTTTACCTTTATCCAACGATTGATCGTTGTCAATATCACCCGGTATATCCGAGCTCCAGTCTCTAGCACCCAAGAACTCAGGACTTGCATTCTCCACCACACCTGCTTCAGTGTCTGCTGCCACCTCTCCCAGTCCTTCAACTTCTGATTCAGCAACAACACCTAGTCCATGCATATTTTCACTATCCACTTCTATGTTCATCTGTTTCGACGCATCACGGCTATCATCAGCACTCCGTTTTTTCTCTATACCAAGATCAATCTTGTTGATTGAACTGCTCGATGGTTCAATACTGTCAAGCAGGGGATCATAAGGAGCACCAGAAGTATACCCCGAACGAAATTGTTTTTGTACATTGGGCACAACTTCTGCAGAACTTTCATGGGCATGGGTTCCAGATCCAGGAAATGATTGACCAAAAGGAGATGGTGTATTTATGTGTTCTACTGCTTTTGTTGAAGCAGAGCCAACTGCATTTGGGCTGACTGAAGGATCAACATTTAGACTTGGATCTATTTGTTCAAAGGTAGATGCAAATGGGTTATAGTGGGGTTTGATGGATGATTTAGGCAAACCAACATTAGATATGGGATCAAGATCGCCACTTCCAGGTAGATTTGATGGGAATCTATGTAAAGAAGGGTAAACAAAGCGAGTTCCTGAATCCGAACTCCCAGGAGGCTGCTGCTGACCATATGGAAGCTGATGATAAGATAGACCTACACCACCAGAATACTCCGACCATCTGTCTGGAGGAGGTCCTGGAGCATTTTCAACAGGAACGGCAGCAGGCTGCTGGTGAGAAGGAACTGTTGGCTGGAGCATATGATGATGGAAATCCAACGGCCGAGGATGAGACTGATCTGGTGCAGGGTAGCTTCTCATCTGATTCTGCAGGAACTCATTTGCCGGCGCAATAACATTATGCTGGTATTGCATTTGAGGGATTTCTGAACTTGCAAGTAATGGTTGTCCTGGTAGATGAATCATATTTGAGGATGACAGATGAACTGGTGTGAAACCAGATGACATCTGTTCTGGAGGACACAAGCTCCGAGGATGAGACTGGGGCGTATGATAAGCCATGGAGTTCTCGGTAGCATTAACTGATGCGAATGGGACACCTGCAGAAGATTGGCTCACATGACTTTGATTACCAGCCGATGACTTATTTAATTCTGCTTGAGACTGAGATGGGGGACCTGGTATTTGCATCTTATGAGGATCAGATGCATTTGCAGAAGCAGCCACTGATTGAGAAGACTCAGAAGTTAAATTGTCACCAGGACCATGCTGTCCAAGGGCAACATCAGGTGCAGCATTATCTCCCCCTTTGCCAATTAAATCATTCGAACTATCCAATTTCTTTGTCCCCGACAGGCTCTCTTGCTGAGAAATTCTACCTTCTGAAACCTTACCTTCTCCAGCAGGATGAACCCGCTTCGCAAGTGGCAACCTGctttgccttccaggtgatGAACTGAAAGAAATTCAACATTCTTAGACTTCCAGAAGGGTCATCCATACAGACAGGATGTCATaagaaattttaaaaaagaattGTAATTATGCAGATATTGATGCAAGGTACAAGGTGCAGTACCTTCGGGATGGACTGCACTTGTTTCTCCCCAACGGACTACGACTCTTATCCTGAGGTGACTTGCTACGGCTTCTTTTCCTTTGGCTCCTCCCATGCCTTTTACTCCTTCGCACTCCATCAAACTCACTGCCACTTAACTCTTTTTTGACTAAATGCCCAAGCACATCTGTATTGTGCCTCACTGGGTTGCTCTCATCCTTGGGATGATACTTTCTAGCCTCATCATTTTGCTTGGCGCCAGGAGGGGCATTCACAATTCCCTCTGCATTAGTAAGTTTCTGATGACCACTTTCAGTATTTCTGTCACTCGGATGACTATGTTCATTATCTTTAGGCGATAGCACAAGGCTGCTGGCAGCACAAGCATCCACCTCATCTTCAATGTCATCTGAGGCATAACCTTGTATTAATCGGAATGGGCTCCCACATTCCACAGTTACATTTGCAGTTTTAGCATTATCATTGTTAAGGCCCAAAACATCACTGACAGACTTTGGCACATTAACATCTCCGATACATTCAGCAGTCACACGGGAATAATTGGCTGGATTAAGATGTTGTCTTGATGGCAAGTTCTCATCCCCTGAAATTTAACATGATAAGTAAATGTCTAGAGATAAACAATGCCGAAATTAAGCTGAAATGCTGAATTCAGTATGATATCTATAAAGAAGCATATAGATGGTTTATCGTCAGACTATCATGCAGACACTGATTCACCAGGGTAAGATCGTAGAATTATTCCACAAAAAGACTTCTTCACAAGAACTAATAGTGATCACTGAATCAGGTCGCATGGACAGAATATCTAAAACACCACAAAGTTATGAAGGCCTCACATCATAAGGCGCGCCAACTTATATAGATGCGATTCAAAATGCAGCAGCATGCACAATGGCAGAAGTTTTAGAATTCTAACACACTAATATTGCCACCATACAAAGATGGAGGGGTGGGCACTAACCATCCATATCCATGTCTGAGTCATCAGACACAATTAGCTGAGTCGCTGCTTCCTCAGTTTTGGCATCACGACCTCCATCAGGTGCGCCTTCTTTTCCTTCTACCTCCGCATTCCATGACTGCGCAACTACAGGAGTGGGAGGTGCGGGGGGCAAAGGAGGGGGAGAAcacggtggcggtggtggaggaggaggtggtgggccAGATGGAGGCAGCACATTCTCCGGAGCAAAGCTGGGTGGccgaggcggtggtggagggaGAGGGCCTGGCATGGGATACTGTTGAGGGACTTGATACATAGCTTgttgcggcggcggccggggcggcCCTGGCATTGGCATCGGCGCAAAACCCCTCTGCTGCGGCACCATTGGCACCTGATGCATCTGACCGTGCTGGGCATAGGGATACGCCTGGTTCTGAAGCGGCGGCATGCCGTGCTGGTATGGCCCGGGCGGCGGCCGCGTTCCTGGGTGCTGCTGGAATGGTGGTGGCTGCGGTGGCCGCGGTGGCGGATGCTGGGGGAATGGCCCCGTTACCCcaccttgctgctgctgaggcggcggcgcgccATGGCGATAGTGCGGATTAAAGCTCCCTCCCTGCCCGTACATCCCTCGCTCCGAATCCAAACCCTCCGCGAAACCTCCTACAAAAATTCAAAccgctcatcagatgtcttcaCCAGTCAGTGCACAAATCAAAACCAAACGAACAGGAGAAGCAAACCACGCAGACACACCCAATAACACGATTTGCCCACTAAAATCACCTCAAAAAACGCAAACCCTAGATCAAACCTATAAGGGATCGAACCAATCAGAGAAACCGTACCTGCAGCGAGTTCGAAGACGAGACCCGCGGCCGCCAACGGGAGGCAAGGATTCGGATTGGAGCGGGACCCCCGACGGCTCGCGATGGCCTGCGATCCTCGAGGGGCGCTAGCACCGCGAGGCGGGATCGAGCGTCGGCGTCGCTAGGGCCCTCGGGTTGGTTGGGATTGCGAGATTTTGGTTTCGCAGAGCGCCATTGGGCGAGGAGGAAGGCGAAGGAATCCAGAAGGGGAGGGAGCAAGGAATGTGCGTGCGAGAGACTGGTGGAATCCAGATGGGGAGGAATCTGGGCCGCGAAAGAGGAATCTGACGGCGAGGATTCCCGCCCTGCTGTGGTAAGGGAACAAGGCCAGTGCGTTTGGATCATTTATCGCCGCTTTGTTTCGACTGACTCGGCGAGCCGAGCAAACAACCAAATGCAGTGTGATGTCTTGCAAAAGGGAAAAAGGTATTCGAATTATCTTTGTTATTATCTTCTTCACATCACATAAAAACACAACTGCTAATTGCCTCTGATGCAACACAACGAAGAACTTCCCAGATGCCAAGAGGTCGTATTTTCGGACAGCCAGAAGCTATTAGCACCGTACAAAAGTAATCAGAGTTATTATTCCCTACTGCGAAGATACTCTCCGTTCGTCGGTAGCTATCTTACAATTTCGCGCAACAACCAACTACATCTTTAAAAACCTAATGATATCCTTTATTAATTCGCCACTTAAAGCCTTTGTTAGTTTAGCAATCGCTCTTGAAATGCAGTGCCAAAGGTGCTCCATTTCTTTTTAAAGGGCATCAACtttcttataatatattattaattgttACAAAACCAACATCTTATTAAAAGATATGTGAAGTACGAATATGTCCATACATCTTTTGTACACTAAATATATGATAATTTGATCAATTGTTAGTCAAAATTTATATAATTTGACTTTTGCTAAATCATAATATGCCCTGTATTTTGAAACGGAGTACTTTCCAAGAGCACAATACTTAGTAGTAATAATAACTTGAACAACATATATTTCAGAATTTCAGCACAATACAATTGCACTTTCCAAGAGCAAGTAAAGTTACTTCAACAGCATCTGTTTCTGTTTCACACTTTCAGTGTGATAGAATGCCTGCACCGAGCGGGCAGAGTTACTTGAACAGCATCTGTTTCACACTCAGTACGATAGAATGCATTGACCGAGAACAATCATAAGAAAACTCTCACTTCTTTTAGCATACGAAGAACAATGGTTCCATCACCAGCAATACGCTTACAAAGCAAATTGCCCAAGCTCTTTTGCAGAGAAATGAATAAACACATGACAATATTACCAATTAAATGCATCACATAGCATAATTGCTTTCGTATACGAGGTATTCAATGTGAGTATGTTCGACAAGTCCCTGGTACCATACCACAACCATCTTGTCTAACAAATGAAAACGGTATACAATAATAAAGAATTCCATAACAATAATTTGGTATCCACCGTGATTTCTGGTGTCGAATGCATTTCAAGATCTTGCAGCAGATAGTCCAGGAATAACCTTCAGCCAAAAGTTTCTTCCCAAGCATTAATCCAAGCACAAATGTTCAAGGGAAGCTGTTGCAGAGAAGGTAAAGCATCGATGGTGAACTCCCTTATCAGATTTATGAGGAGCTTTGCTTTTGAGTTGGATTGCCCTCATGCACTGCTTGCATCTGCAGCAACTTCTGCTGCTCCTCGTCATTCTCTTCCTTAGGCTCAACCTTGGGCGCCTTCGGTTTTGTGGTGGATTGCTGGTAGAGAACGCCACCTGACATACATATCAAGAGCCCAATGGTACCGACAAATGAGGCATGCTTGTCCCAGATAAGCAGATTTATCACAACGGTCAGGAGCTTGTTCACTATGCCAAGAACTGTGAACCCGGTGGCAGAGATCGCCCGTCTGCAGGAGAACCCGAAGAAGGAGATTGATAGACCAAACAGGCATGAGAGAGCAACAGGAAGGACCACATCGAAAGAAAGCCAGTTTGACACTTTCGAGCTGTCAACCTTCATCTGATCAAACTCTCCCATTATAAGGAGCTCAAGGGGGAACAACATCAAAGCCTCAAGGTTGTTGTAAAGCACAAGGCCCCATGTGTTCAGCCCAATGGTCatgacgacatgcttgatgtaCACGAAATCAATGGACATGCTCGCTAAGTAGGCCACCGCCCAGGTGTAAGCAGTCACAGTGAATTGGTTGTCTGTGAAAACATATATAACACTTCCACCAAGTATAGTGGAAAGTGAAAGCCATGTCTTGAATGATGGCCATGGCTGGTGAAGATACAGTGTCTCTCCGATGGCGACAAATATTGGCACAGCAGAGCGGAACACAATGAAAGTGTCCACATTGGCATGCAGCAGGAGTTCACTGTTTG of Phragmites australis chromosome 3, lpPhrAust1.1, whole genome shotgun sequence contains these proteins:
- the LOC133911904 gene encoding uncharacterized protein LOC133911904 isoform X1; its protein translation is MYGQGGSFNPHYRHGAPPPQQQQGGVTGPFPQHPPPRPPQPPPFQQHPGTRPPPGPYQHGMPPLQNQAYPYAQHGQMHQVPMVPQQRGFAPMPMPGPPRPPPQQAMYQVPQQYPMPGPLPPPPPRPPSFAPENVLPPSGPPPPPPPPPPCSPPPLPPAPPTPVVAQSWNAEVEGKEGAPDGGRDAKTEEAATQLIVSDDSDMDMDGDENLPSRQHLNPANYSRVTAECIGDVNVPKSVSDVLGLNNDNAKTANVTVECGSPFRLIQGYASDDIEDEVDACAASSLVLSPKDNEHSHPSDRNTESGHQKLTNAEGIVNAPPGAKQNDEARKYHPKDESNPVRHNTDVLGHLVKKELSGSEFDGVRRSKRHGRSQRKRSRSKSPQDKSRSPLGRNKCSPSRSSSPGRQSRLPLAKRVHPAGEGKVSEGRISQQESLSGTKKLDSSNDLIGKGGDNAAPDVALGQHGPGDNLTSESSQSVAASANASDPHKMQIPGPPSQSQAELNKSSAGNQSHVSQSSAGVPFASVNATENSMAYHTPQSHPRSLCPPEQMSSGFTPVHLSSSNMIHLPGQPLLASSEIPQMQYQHNVIAPANEFLQNQMRSYPAPDQSHPRPLDFHHHMLQPTVPSHQQPAAVPVENAPGPPPDRWSEYSGGVGLSYHQLPYGQQQPPGSSDSGTRFVYPSLHRFPSNLPGSGDLDPISNVGLPKSSIKPHYNPFASTFEQIDPSLNVDPSVSPNAVGSASTKAVEHINTPSPFGQSFPGSGTHAHESSAEVVPNVQKQFRSGYTSGAPYDPLLDSIEPSSSSINKIDLGIEKKRSADDSRDASKQMNIEVDSENMHGLGVVAESEVEGLGEVAADTEAGVVENASPEFLGARDWSSDIPGDIDNDQSLDKGKRSKDSRSMKLFKVAIADFVKEVLKPSWRQGNMSKEAFKTIVKKTVYKVSNSVPSSHMPKTPAKIKQYVQSSQRKVTKLVMVCLRYLLAYWLYVCILFILFLLICLFYDDIHYAIVWMTLDSLSSYT